In Lineus longissimus chromosome 5, tnLinLong1.2, whole genome shotgun sequence, the genomic stretch TCAGGCGCCATTGGATGGATTGTAGCATGTTGACCATGAACGTGCTTGTACAAATTCAACAGCTTCGCAAATCTCATTGTACAGTACTCACAATTAAATATCTTTGGTACGGTACTAAAATCAGACTTGGCGTACTTCTTTTTCTTATAGACAGTACGCGGTTTGGTTTTAGGTTCTGAATCAGAGTTCTGAGCAGCCTCCACAACACCCGGACTGATAAAAAGTTCAATGTTCTCATCTGAATTAGATCCTACAGTAACGACAGGAGAACTAGACACAACCTCAGGTTCAGATGTCCCAACCACAACTTGATCTTTAGGGTACTCTACGTTGCATACTGAAACCGCATCTGGTTCGATTGCCCCGATTGTCAGACACTCCTCACCCTTATTTACATTGTCACCAGTGACACACATTTCCTTACTTCCATCAACGACCTGACCCGTTTCCTCAACCATTTCAACAGTTTCAATCTTATCAGCCATGATAAGTAACTCGTCAGAGCTCACTTGGTAACTACATTTACCGACCTCGTCAGATGTAAgaattacacttttttgttCTGATTTAGATTCCATCTCCTCAGTCCTTGTCACCTCATCTGCCAAGACTTCTGTCATCTCCTCTCCATCTTGAAGGAGACTTTCATGTCCTGTTGCCACATCCCTGACAACCGCTCCCTGGCTGCTCAATGTCTCATCTCCCAAAGAATCTTGGCCACTCCAATTCTCCTCATTCAGAGGTTTTATCACTACTTGTTTTGCTTTGTGGATGTCCAATTTATGCCTCATCCTCATGTGGCGAATCACGTGCTCCTTCTGCGAGGCTCGATACTCACAAACGCCACATTTGAATGGCTTTTGCTTAGTGTGAATAAGGAGATGGCGATTAAGACGACTCTGACAGTCTGTGACAAAACTACAATGCTCACAGAAAAGTTTCAGTTCGGGGCCTTTTCtgtgaaatttcaaatgttgcTGTAAGTCCTTTCTTGAAGTGGTCTCAAAGCTACATGACccacattttaaagttattaCTGGTTTTTCTTCTCCTTGTGGTTTTTCCGAATGCTTGCGCAACATGTGAATCCTGAGGTCGGGGTTTTCTAAGGCACAGGTGTAGTCACACAACCCACAGCAGACTTGCTTCACCTGTGAAAAAATCAGCAAAGATCAATACTTGGGTAAGGTTTGGCCTTTCTACAGTGCAGGTGCTCAACAGTGTCGACCCACCTTTTAACATGGTTGCGACACTGCACAGAACAAACACCTTGCAACACCTAGGACCAGCTGACAAAGACAGTTATTGCGATAACAGGAAGAAGCAGGGGAAATCCTTTTTACAAAAGGTTCAAAATCATTTGGCAATGGTACGTTTTTAATCCTTGATTAAGAGGTAAATGGAAGTACACAACATGCACTTTCTGTGTACTATATTTATGAGGGCGCGAGACGGAGGCGATTACTCTCCTAGTGAGTTAATGGATTAAAGTTCTTCTTCAATAACCCTTACCATATGTTTATATCTAATATGTCGGTCCAGATGTATCTTCTGCTTGAACTTAGCAGTGCATCCTTCAACCTTGCAAGCAAACATCCTCAATCCAGAATGGGTATCATGGTGGCGCTTTAGGTTACTACTCGTTGTTGCCCTGTAATCGCACAAATTGCAGCGATGTGGACGGAAACCTGCAAACGAAACTGGTAAATCTTTATTTGGAACGTGAAGATTTTGTAACGATTTTAGCAAATATTTATAACCAAAACAAGATAACGCCAGACCATCATCCAGTTTATTGTTTTGACATGGGTCAGAGTTAGCTTCTAGGCTTTTTCAAACCTGTACAGATCGGTTTGTTTACAGGCAATGCGCTATGCAATGCTACAATGTATAGGGCCCATCTTACAgtcatctgaccaaggtacAGATGAGCTGTGGTCCCGTTTTGTGTGGGTGTCAACCTCATAGAATATCAGCCTGGATCAGCATGGCAGAAACTTGAATCGAATTAGCATACAATGCACTATTTTGTCCTTCATCGGTTAAGTCAGTGCTGAATCAGCTGCAGCAGGTGCAGGTGATTCTAAGGAGACCTATAACAGTGTCCATGTCGATAAACCTATACACACTTTCATGTTTCTTCTTGTGCTTGTACCAGTTGGCCCGTTTATCTGTGATGTACTCGCAGTTGGAACACTTTAGTAGAGCTTCTTCGGatgactgtacattttgtaagaACCTTTGTGGCAGCTTAATGCAATTGCCATCTTTATCATACACCAAAGTCGTGGAAGAGGCACCAGTCTGAAAAGTAAATTGATGGCAGACGTAAGATTGAGAATGTTACAGCGAGAATATGTAGGCTATGAAGGACCAAGATGCAGAATATATTCATGCAGTTTTATCCAATTCGACACCAATTATTGCCTAGCTAAGGCAATATTGACATGGCATGATATCGAAAAAGAAAGACACTGATTTACGAGGACTCAAATCATGCCCCTTTTAGTATGGAGTGCAGGGTTCAGTGTAACATTTAACTTGGAAATGTAGTGCAGTGGCAGTGGCAGTTGCAGGCATTCTAGATTTAGAAGAGAATAATCAGTTCAAAGTCTAGGTTCActtaaaagtaggcctacagcagATAGTTTCATTACCTTTTGCTGCAAATTCTTCACGATTTGTTGGCCTtctgttttatttattttaaaaactttgaatTGCCTGCCAAGAGAATCCGGAACACCTTCAGGCCTACTTATGTTTGGTGCAGAATAATTCTTGATAATTGAAGCCACCTCATcaggtagctcatcaatgttGACCGTCTCAACAAAGATGTCCTTCTCCAGTTTCTCCGAGCCGCCCAGATTTTGTTGTTCAACCTCAGCAATTAACATCTCCTCTGACCGTGTATCCTGTTCCCCCGCTTGTTGTGGCTGGGAGTTTATGTCTGTATCCATCACTAATGACTGCCACTGGACAGTTGGCATCTGATTTGAAGGGCCACTCAGAGTCTGTTCAGGAATTGTCTGGACAGCATTTGGCAAAGAGTCTGAAAGTTTGACACTCTCCAAAACAGCAAAACCTGGCACAGTTTCATCACTTCGTTGTATCGTTATCTGAGAAGAGGGAATGACTAGAGTCTCTTGGCCAGAAATGGTCCTAGCAGTTCCCATCAGATGGGGTGGAATATCAGCAGTTGCTGCAGCA encodes the following:
- the LOC135488411 gene encoding uncharacterized protein LOC135488411 — translated: MPQQTKKARGCQKAINEKKPIEDGGKKCDDSASTSSAACDDEDGVRRSSRKRTKSKWLEGMQTSFGTPKAKIQKLGGSDDKMQKIVSKSTPNAATQKTSPKAEVITSKLTAVLRTGNKEMERTLSKRTDSIPASISIPARKMSVDESGQQSYLSERGSSAAGEAEKNFEKMSETVCCVEEITGDVIEKNNDLKTVHSQMQNRIPSVVTAGSGTDVKSLEDATSAAVTLAAMQVETVLQTCDTPAHLLPDECEDGEQKDCCVEIISVAPMTSTGVVTEGIRPVISESSVEPGTSIYTELTTASQTVINSILANENTGIRHGEGSQYGANSGLTILTAAATADIPPHLMGTARTISGQETLVIPSSQITIQRSDETVPGFAVLESVKLSDSLPNAVQTIPEQTLSGPSNQMPTVQWQSLVMDTDINSQPQQAGEQDTRSEEMLIAEVEQQNLGGSEKLEKDIFVETVNIDELPDEVASIIKNYSAPNISRPEGVPDSLGRQFKVFKINKTEGQQIVKNLQQKTGASSTTLVYDKDGNCIKLPQRFLQNVQSSEEALLKCSNCEYITDKRANWYKHKKKHESFRPHRCNLCDYRATTSSNLKRHHDTHSGLRMFACKVEGCTAKFKQKIHLDRHIRYKHMVKQVCCGLCDYTCALENPDLRIHMLRKHSEKPQGEEKPVITLKCGSCSFETTSRKDLQQHLKFHRKGPELKLFCEHCSFVTDCQSRLNRHLLIHTKQKPFKCGVCEYRASQKEHVIRHMRMRHKLDIHKAKQVVIKPLNEENWSGQDSLGDETLSSQGAVVRDVATGHESLLQDGEEMTEVLADEVTRTEEMESKSEQKSVILTSDEVGKCSYQVSSDELLIMADKIETVEMVEETGQVVDGSKEMCVTGDNVNKGEECLTIGAIEPDAVSVCNVEYPKDQVVVGTSEPEVVSSSPVVTVGSNSDENIELFISPGVVEAAQNSDSEPKTKPRTVYKKKKYAKSDFSTVPKIFNCEYCTMRFAKLLNLYKHVHGQHATIHPMAPEGMFGCVVCDFKTPQKKALLIHMRRHNPESDPEETPNMIFSCVLCQYCTPKRRNLYWHLKKKHKISLLVNKDGTAKCVVDENGPVSVVSAPTEDGAVDMNGQQVALAVEEPRGSATAKVINVSDLAHSLIQPKVTPTGGVVQEMNIQTVEVVMSDIKIEVSAEDDDAAVAIEGLQALAEQTISTHSEVAVRESGSTQTHSDILVEGAVDVAHQNIELSSEQVMELSTGDYIEIDGEMYKVEFTPEEGAGAEAIAIKTE